From Pantoea sp. Ep11b, the proteins below share one genomic window:
- a CDS encoding phosphoglycolate phosphatase, which yields MAHFTDIRALAFDLDGTLVDSAPGLADAIDRTLNDLRLPQAGLARVSTWIGNGADIMMARALTFALGREPQPEEQRDARALFDRHYADTVEAGSTLFPQVKETLAAFKAAGLPMAIVTNKPTPFVAPLLASLGIEDAFSLIIGGDDVPVKKPHPAAIFKVLGTFGLLQKELLFIGDSRNDIQAAQAAGVPHVGLTFGYNYGEPIATSQPDLTLDSFDELLPALGL from the coding sequence ATGGCTCATTTCACTGATATCCGTGCGCTGGCGTTCGATCTGGACGGCACGCTGGTCGATAGCGCGCCAGGCCTGGCCGATGCAATCGATCGCACGCTGAACGACCTTCGTCTGCCGCAGGCGGGTCTGGCGCGTGTGTCAACCTGGATTGGTAACGGTGCCGATATCATGATGGCCCGCGCGCTGACCTTCGCGCTGGGCCGCGAGCCGCAGCCAGAAGAGCAGCGTGATGCCCGGGCGCTGTTTGACCGTCATTATGCCGACACCGTCGAGGCGGGCAGTACGCTGTTCCCGCAGGTGAAGGAGACGCTGGCCGCCTTCAAAGCCGCCGGGCTGCCGATGGCGATTGTCACCAACAAGCCGACGCCGTTTGTGGCACCGCTGCTCGCGTCGCTGGGTATTGAGGATGCGTTTTCACTGATTATCGGTGGCGACGATGTGCCGGTTAAAAAACCGCATCCGGCGGCGATCTTTAAGGTGCTGGGCACCTTTGGTCTGCTGCAGAAGGAGTTGCTGTTTATCGGTGATTCCCGCAATGATATCCAGGCCGCGCAGGCGGCGGGCGTTCCGCATGTCGGCCTGACCTTTGGCTACAACTATGGCGAGCCGATTGCCACCAGCCAGCCCGATTTAACCCTCGACTCTTTCGACGAACTATTGCCCGCTCTGGGGCTGTAA
- the cysG gene encoding siroheme synthase CysG: MDYFPLFCRLQGRRCLLVGAGDVAERKARLLLAAGADLWVGATDFSPVFRHWAQQQAVTLLHGPFEPHWLKDCWLVVAATSDNAVNQQVADAAEKQQIFCNLVDAPQQASAIMPSVIDRSPLMVAVSSGGRAPVLARLLREKLEAMLPQHLGKLAQRAGTLRDRVKTQFASLNGRRHFWERFFNSERLAQTLANGDEDRAAQITETLLSADPAVRGEVALVGAGPGDAGLLTLKGLQLIQQADVIVYDRLVSDAILNLVRRDAERIFVGKRAGYHCVPQEEINQLLCEQAQRGKRVVRLKGGDPFIFGRGGEELEALAQRQIPFSVVPGITAASGCAAYSGIPLTHRDHAQSVRLITGHLQKTGSLEWQTLAAEQQTLVFYMGLTQAAEIQQQLITHGMRRDMPVALVENGTSPRQRVVSGTLGELEALAAQVASPSLMIIGSVVALRDTLRWF; this comes from the coding sequence ATGGACTACTTTCCCCTGTTCTGCCGTCTGCAGGGCAGACGCTGCCTGCTGGTAGGCGCAGGTGATGTGGCGGAGCGAAAAGCCCGCCTGCTGCTGGCGGCCGGGGCCGATCTCTGGGTCGGCGCGACTGATTTCTCCCCCGTGTTCCGGCACTGGGCACAGCAGCAGGCTGTGACGCTGCTGCATGGCCCTTTTGAGCCGCACTGGCTGAAGGACTGCTGGCTGGTCGTGGCGGCCACCAGCGACAACGCCGTGAATCAGCAGGTCGCTGACGCGGCGGAAAAGCAGCAGATCTTCTGCAATCTGGTGGATGCCCCGCAGCAGGCCAGCGCCATTATGCCTTCCGTCATCGACCGTTCACCGCTGATGGTCGCCGTCTCTTCCGGCGGACGTGCGCCGGTGCTGGCGCGTCTGCTGCGGGAGAAGCTGGAGGCGATGCTGCCGCAGCATCTCGGCAAGCTGGCGCAGCGGGCAGGTACTCTACGCGACCGGGTGAAAACGCAGTTCGCCTCTCTCAATGGCCGCCGCCATTTCTGGGAGCGCTTTTTCAACAGCGAACGACTGGCGCAGACGCTGGCAAACGGTGATGAGGATCGCGCCGCGCAGATCACGGAGACGCTCCTGAGTGCCGATCCTGCCGTGCGGGGAGAAGTGGCGCTGGTGGGTGCTGGTCCTGGCGATGCCGGACTGCTGACCCTGAAAGGCCTGCAGCTGATCCAGCAGGCGGATGTCATCGTCTATGACCGGCTGGTTTCTGATGCGATTCTGAATCTGGTGCGTCGCGATGCCGAACGCATTTTTGTCGGTAAACGGGCCGGATACCACTGCGTGCCGCAGGAGGAAATCAATCAGTTACTCTGCGAGCAGGCGCAGCGCGGTAAACGGGTGGTGCGGCTGAAAGGGGGCGATCCCTTTATCTTCGGACGCGGCGGCGAAGAGCTGGAGGCGCTGGCGCAGCGGCAGATCCCGTTCAGCGTGGTGCCCGGCATCACCGCCGCTTCGGGCTGTGCCGCCTACAGCGGTATTCCCCTGACCCACCGAGATCATGCGCAGAGCGTGAGGCTGATTACCGGGCATCTGCAGAAAACGGGCTCGCTCGAATGGCAGACGCTGGCGGCGGAACAGCAGACGCTGGTGTTTTATATGGGCCTGACCCAGGCCGCAGAGATACAGCAGCAGCTGATCACGCACGGTATGCGCCGCGATATGCCGGTGGCGCTGGTAGAAAACGGCACCTCGCCCCGTCAGCGTGTGGTCAGTGGAACACTCGGCGAGCTGGAAGCACTGGCGGCTCAGGTCGCCAGCCCCAGCCTGATGATTATCGGCAGCGTGGTCGCGCTGCGTGACACGCTGCGCTGGTTCTGA
- the rpe gene encoding ribulose-phosphate 3-epimerase has protein sequence MKQYLLAPSILSADFARLGEDTAKVLAAGGDVVHFDVMDNHYVPNLTMGPMVLKALRDYGITAPIDVHLMVKPVDALIPEFARAGATYITFHPEASEHVDRTLQLIKEHGCKAGLVFNPATPLSYLDYVMDKLDIILLMSVNPGFGGQSFIPGTLDKLREARRRIDQSGYDIRLEVDGGVKIDNIGQIAAAGADMFVAGSAIFGHPDYKKVIDDMRNELEKTNGSFH, from the coding sequence ATGAAACAATATTTGCTGGCCCCTTCAATCCTTTCGGCAGACTTTGCTCGCCTGGGCGAAGATACGGCCAAAGTGCTGGCGGCCGGAGGTGACGTGGTTCACTTCGACGTGATGGACAACCACTACGTCCCTAACCTGACCATGGGTCCGATGGTGCTGAAAGCCCTGCGCGACTATGGCATCACCGCCCCCATCGATGTGCATCTGATGGTGAAACCGGTGGATGCGCTTATCCCCGAGTTCGCCAGAGCGGGCGCCACCTATATCACTTTTCATCCCGAAGCCAGCGAACATGTCGATCGTACCCTGCAACTGATTAAAGAGCATGGCTGCAAAGCGGGCCTGGTCTTTAATCCGGCGACGCCGCTGAGCTACCTCGATTACGTGATGGACAAGCTGGATATCATTCTGCTGATGTCCGTCAACCCCGGTTTTGGCGGTCAGTCCTTTATTCCCGGCACGCTGGATAAGCTGCGCGAAGCGCGCAGACGTATCGATCAGAGCGGCTACGACATTCGTCTGGAAGTGGATGGCGGCGTCAAGATCGACAACATCGGCCAGATCGCGGCCGCCGGGGCGGATATGTTTGTGGCCGGCTCGGCCATCTTTGGTCATCCCGATTACAAGAAAGTGATCGACGATATGCGCAACGAACTGGAGAAGACCAATGGCTCATTTCACTGA
- the trpS gene encoding tryptophan--tRNA ligase encodes MKPIVFSGAQPSGELTIGNYMGALRQWVQMQDDFHCIYCIVDLHAITVRQDPAALRKATLDTLALYLACGIDPEKSTIFVQSHVPEHTQLSWILNCYAYFGELSRMTQFKDKSARYEENINAGLFDYPVLMAADILLYQTHQVPVGEDQKQHLELSRDIAHRFNALYGEIFKVPEPFIPKSGARVMSLLEPTKKMSKSDDNRNNVIGLLEDPKAVVKKIKRAVTDSEEPPVVRYDIKEKAGVSNLLDILSGVTGKTIAELEQEFEGRMYGHLKGAVADAVSGMLSELQERYHRFRNDEALLEQVMRDGAAKARAQAQETLKKVYEAVGFVAMP; translated from the coding sequence ATGAAACCCATCGTTTTCAGCGGCGCACAGCCGTCCGGCGAACTGACCATCGGCAACTACATGGGAGCACTGCGTCAGTGGGTGCAGATGCAGGATGATTTCCACTGCATCTACTGCATCGTGGATCTGCATGCGATCACTGTGCGTCAGGATCCTGCTGCACTGCGTAAGGCGACGCTGGATACGCTGGCGCTCTATCTGGCCTGTGGTATCGACCCCGAAAAAAGCACCATCTTCGTGCAGTCACATGTGCCGGAGCACACGCAGCTGAGCTGGATCCTGAACTGCTACGCCTACTTCGGTGAGCTGAGCCGCATGACTCAGTTCAAGGATAAATCCGCGCGTTACGAAGAGAACATTAACGCTGGTCTGTTCGACTATCCGGTGCTGATGGCGGCTGACATCCTGCTCTATCAGACCCATCAGGTGCCGGTCGGTGAAGATCAGAAACAGCATCTGGAGCTGAGCCGCGATATCGCGCATCGCTTCAACGCGCTTTATGGCGAGATCTTCAAGGTGCCGGAGCCGTTTATTCCGAAGTCCGGCGCGCGCGTAATGTCGCTGCTGGAGCCGACGAAGAAAATGTCCAAGTCTGACGATAACCGCAACAACGTTATCGGCCTGCTGGAAGATCCTAAAGCGGTGGTGAAGAAGATTAAACGTGCCGTGACCGACTCTGAAGAGCCGCCTGTCGTGCGTTACGACATCAAAGAGAAAGCGGGCGTCTCTAACCTGCTGGACATTCTGTCAGGCGTGACCGGCAAAACCATCGCCGAGCTGGAGCAGGAGTTCGAAGGCAGGATGTATGGCCACCTGAAGGGCGCAGTGGCGGATGCCGTCTCCGGTATGCTCTCTGAGCTGCAGGAACGTTATCACCGTTTCCGCAACGATGAAGCGCTGCTGGAGCAGGTGATGCGTGATGGCGCGGCCAAAGCCCGCGCCCAGGCGCAGGAAACGCTGAAGAAGGTGTATGAAGCGGTGGGCTTTGTCGCGATGCCGTAA
- the dam gene encoding adenine-specific DNA-methyltransferase: MKKNRAFLKWAGGKFPLVEEIHRHLPQGDCLVEPFVGAGSVFLNTEFDRYHLADINSDLINLYNIVKTRTSDFIRDAQRLFTPENNNEICYYQHRTEFNTSTDAYQRALLFLYLNRHCYNGLCRYNLRGEFNVPFGRYRKPYFPEAELLWFAERAQKATFVCESYDVTLKSAGKGSVVYCDPPYAPLSATANFTAYHTNSFSLREQENLAALAAEISSSEHRIPVLISNHDTALTRLWYQGAVLHVVKARRSISRSITGRTKVDELLALYR, encoded by the coding sequence ATGAAAAAAAATCGCGCTTTCCTGAAATGGGCAGGGGGAAAATTTCCCTTAGTAGAAGAGATCCATCGCCATCTGCCGCAGGGCGACTGTCTGGTCGAGCCATTTGTTGGTGCAGGTTCGGTGTTTCTGAACACTGAATTTGATCGCTATCATCTTGCCGATATTAACAGTGACCTGATCAATCTCTACAACATTGTTAAAACGCGCACGTCGGACTTTATCCGCGATGCGCAGCGGCTCTTCACGCCAGAAAATAACAACGAAATCTGTTATTACCAGCACCGCACTGAATTTAATACCAGCACGGACGCCTATCAGCGTGCGCTGCTGTTCCTCTATCTGAACCGTCACTGTTACAACGGTCTGTGCCGCTATAACCTGCGGGGTGAATTCAACGTCCCGTTCGGCCGCTATCGCAAACCCTACTTTCCCGAAGCAGAACTGTTATGGTTTGCTGAGCGTGCACAGAAAGCGACGTTTGTCTGTGAATCGTACGATGTTACCCTGAAGAGTGCCGGTAAAGGATCGGTGGTTTATTGCGACCCGCCTTATGCGCCGCTGTCGGCAACGGCCAATTTTACGGCTTACCACACCAACAGCTTCAGCCTGCGTGAGCAGGAGAATCTGGCGGCGCTGGCCGCAGAGATCTCTTCATCGGAGCACCGGATTCCGGTACTGATTTCCAACCACGACACTGCACTGACGCGTTTGTGGTATCAGGGTGCAGTGTTACATGTGGTCAAAGCCCGGCGTTCTATCAGCCGGAGCATAACCGGTCGCACCAAGGTCGACGAACTGCTGGCACTTTATCGCTAG
- the nirD gene encoding nitrite reductase small subunit NirD, which produces MSQWNPVCPLTQILPATGVCALIAGQQVAIFRPRDDEQLYALSNIDPFAHASVLSRGIIAEHEGTLWVASPLKKQRFRLSDGYCMEDETRSVAVWPVRVNAGQVEVCL; this is translated from the coding sequence ATGAGCCAGTGGAATCCGGTTTGCCCGCTGACGCAGATCCTGCCCGCCACCGGCGTCTGTGCGCTGATAGCAGGCCAGCAGGTTGCGATCTTCCGTCCCCGCGACGATGAACAGCTCTATGCCCTCAGCAATATTGACCCCTTTGCTCATGCCAGCGTACTGTCACGCGGCATTATTGCCGAACACGAGGGCACGCTCTGGGTCGCCAGCCCGCTGAAGAAGCAGCGGTTTCGCCTCAGCGATGGCTACTGCATGGAGGATGAGACCCGCTCCGTCGCGGTCTGGCCGGTGCGGGTCAACGCCGGACAGGTTGAAGTCTGCCTGTAA